In the Theobroma cacao cultivar B97-61/B2 chromosome 1, Criollo_cocoa_genome_V2, whole genome shotgun sequence genome, one interval contains:
- the LOC18614531 gene encoding rac-like GTP-binding protein RAC2 isoform X2: protein MSTATAAAAATQTKFIKCVTVGDGAVGKTCLLISYTSNTFPTDYVPTVFDNFSANVMVDGRTVNLGLWDTAGQEDYNRLRPLSYRGADVFLLAFSLISRPSYENVSKKWVPELRHYAPSVPIVLVGTKLDLREDRQFHLDYPGACTISTEQGLELKKQIGALAYMECSSKTQQNVKAVFDAAIKVVLQPPKQKRQKKKSRICRVL from the exons ATGAGTACTgcaacagcagcagcagctGCAACAcaaacaaaattcataaaatgTGTGACAGTTGGGGATGGAGCTGTTGGGAAGACATGTCTCCTTATCTCTTACACTAGCAATACCTTCCCAACT GATTATGTTCCTACTGTTTTTGATAACTTCAGCGCCAATGTCATGGTCGATGGACGGACTGTCAATTTGGGTCTCTGGGATACTGCTG GTCAGGAAGACTATAACAGGTTGAGACCTCTAAGTTACAGAGGAGCTGATGTATTCCTTCTTGCTTTCTCCCTCATAAGTAGGCCTAGCTATGAGAACGTATCCAAAAAA TGGGTCCCAGAGCTGAGACATTATGCCCCATCAGTGCCCATTGTTCTTGTGGGGACCAAACTAG ATTTAAGAGAAGACAGGCAGTTCCACTTGGATTATCCAGGGGCGTGTACCATTTCGACAGAACAG GGTCTTGAACTAAAGAAGCAAATAGGAGCACTGGCTTACATGGAGTGTAGCTCGAAGACACAGCAG AATGTGAAAGCTGTATTTGATGCTGCTATCAAGGTGGTTCTCCAGCCTCCAAAGCAAAAGAGgcaaaagaagaaatcaagAATCTGCCGTGTTCTTTAA
- the LOC18614532 gene encoding cytochrome c oxidase-assembly factor COX23, mitochondrial isoform X2, translating into MASRAAATPPYPSAARIADSPCYPQYTASLKCLEENGSEDKSKCQEHFDVYKECKKKEREARLERNKSRSFFS; encoded by the exons ATGGCATCAAGAGCTGCAGCAACACCGCCATACCCGAGTGCGGCAAGAATCGCCGATTCTCCGTGCTACCCTCAGTACACTGCCTCTCTCAAAT GTCTGGAAGAAAATGGCTCAGAGGACAAGAGTAAATGCCAAGAACATTTTGATGTTTACAAGGAATGCAAGAAAAAGGAG AGGGAAGCTCGTTTGGAACGCAACAAGAGTCGCTCCTTCTTCTCATGA
- the LOC18614531 gene encoding rac-like GTP-binding protein RAC2 isoform X1: protein MSTATAAAAATQTKFIKCVTVGDGAVGKTCLLISYTSNTFPTDYVPTVFDNFSANVMVDGRTVNLGLWDTAGQEDYNRLRPLSYRGADVFLLAFSLISRPSYENVSKKKWVPELRHYAPSVPIVLVGTKLDLREDRQFHLDYPGACTISTEQGLELKKQIGALAYMECSSKTQQNVKAVFDAAIKVVLQPPKQKRQKKKSRICRVL, encoded by the exons ATGAGTACTgcaacagcagcagcagctGCAACAcaaacaaaattcataaaatgTGTGACAGTTGGGGATGGAGCTGTTGGGAAGACATGTCTCCTTATCTCTTACACTAGCAATACCTTCCCAACT GATTATGTTCCTACTGTTTTTGATAACTTCAGCGCCAATGTCATGGTCGATGGACGGACTGTCAATTTGGGTCTCTGGGATACTGCTG GTCAGGAAGACTATAACAGGTTGAGACCTCTAAGTTACAGAGGAGCTGATGTATTCCTTCTTGCTTTCTCCCTCATAAGTAGGCCTAGCTATGAGAACGTATCCAAAAAA AAGTGGGTCCCAGAGCTGAGACATTATGCCCCATCAGTGCCCATTGTTCTTGTGGGGACCAAACTAG ATTTAAGAGAAGACAGGCAGTTCCACTTGGATTATCCAGGGGCGTGTACCATTTCGACAGAACAG GGTCTTGAACTAAAGAAGCAAATAGGAGCACTGGCTTACATGGAGTGTAGCTCGAAGACACAGCAG AATGTGAAAGCTGTATTTGATGCTGCTATCAAGGTGGTTCTCCAGCCTCCAAAGCAAAAGAGgcaaaagaagaaatcaagAATCTGCCGTGTTCTTTAA
- the LOC18614533 gene encoding cytochrome P450 714C2 has product MAEIILLVVFTSLVVLAVHLVNALVLKPKRLRSKLQEQGIKGPPPAFLLGNILDIKRIESSQRSPEEQPNAHLDHAWPLKAYPYIEQWRNEYGPVFMYSTGNIQFLCVTDVEMVKEINLCTSLSIGKPSFLSKYFGPLLGEGILASSGPLWAHHRKIIAPELYIDKVKGIVNLMVESTNSMIKSWENRVEGKGGLAEIEVDQDLRSLSADIISRACFGSSYSKGEEIFFQIRTLQKVLPKGKSIVGVPGLRLLPTKNNREKWRLEREVNSKILEVVKQRIEAGHEKDLLQMILEGAKSSVDQGGLSSDKFVVDNCKNIYYAGHETTAMTASWCLVLLAAHPDWQARVHAEVLEICKDGILEADMLRSMKVLTMVIHETLRLYPPAVFVMREVLQDIKFRGVMIPKGTNIQIPVATLHQITDLWGPDVHQFNPERFAGGVLGACKHPQAYLPFGVGARTCVGQHFAMTELKAVLSLILSKFSFSLSSTYHHSPVTRMVLEPEHGISLYVRRL; this is encoded by the exons ATGGCAGAGATCATTTTATTAGTAGTGTTTACCAGCCTGGTTGTGTTGGCCGTGCATCTTGTTAATGCATTGGTTTTGAAACCGAAAAGGCTGAGGTCAAAGCTGCAAGAGCAAGGGATCAAGGGACCTCCTCCTGCTTTTCTATTGGGAAACATCCTTGACATCAAGAGGATTGAATCTTCACAAAGATCTCCAGAAGAGCAACCTAATGCACATCTTGATCATGCTTGGCCTTTGAAGGCCTACCCCTACATTGAGCAGTGGCGAAATGAATATG GACCTGTCTTCATGTATTCAACTGGAAACATACAGTTTCTATGCGTGACAGACGTGGAGATGGTGAAGGAAATTAACCTCTGCACTTCTTTAAGCATAGGCAagccttcttttctttccaaatACTTCGGCCCTCTGCTTGGCGAGGGTATTCTAGCATCAAGTGGCCCACTCTGGGCTCACCACAGAAAGATTATTGCTCCTGAACTGTATATTGACAAGGTTAAG gGCATAGTGAACCTGATGGTGGAGTCGACCAACTCAATGATAAAATCTTGGGAGAATCGAGTAGAAGGAAAGGGAGGCCTGGCAGAAATTGAAGTTGATCAGGATTTAAGAAGCCTGTCTGCAGATATAATCTCTAGAGCTTGTTTTGGAAGCAGCTACTCTAAAGGGGAAGAAATATTCTTTCAGATCAGAACTCTTCAAAAGGTCCTGCCCAAAGGCAAAAGTATCGTGGGGGTACCTGGTTTAAG GCTCTTGCCGACCAAGAACAATAGGGAGAAATGGAGATTGGAGAGAGAGGTGAACTCAAAGATATTGGAAGTGGTAAAACAGCGCATTGAGGCAGGACATGAGAAGGATCTGCTGCAAATGATTCTTGAGGGTGCCAAAAGCAGTGTTGACCAAGGCGGACTGTCCTCAGACAAATTTGTGGTGGATAACTGCAAGAACATATATTATGCAGGTCATGAGACCACCGCCATGACAGCCTCATGGTGCTTGGTGTTGTTGGCTGCACATCCAGATTGGCAAGCTCGAGTTCATGCTGAGGTCCTCGAAATCTGTAAAGATGGCATTCTAGAAGCTGATATGCTTCGAAGCATGAAAGTG CTTACAATGGTAATCCATGAGACCCTGCGTCTTTACCCACCTGCAGTGTTCGTGATGAGGGAAGTCTTGCAAGATATCAAGTTCAGAGGCGTTATGATCCCCAAAGGCACAAACATTCAAATTCCAGTAGCGACATTACACCAAATTACTGATCTATGGGGGCCTGATGTACACCAGTTCAATCCTGAAAGATTTGCAGGGGGGGTTCTCGGGGCTTGCAAGCACCCACAGGCTTACTTGCCATTCGGGGTTGGTGCTCGAACCTGCGTCGGGCAACACTTTGCCATGACAGAGCTGAAGGCTGTTCTATCTCTCATCTTGTCCAAGTTTAGCTTCTCCCTCTCCTCGACTTATCATCACTCTCCAGTGACCAGAATGGTTTTGGAGCCTGAACATGGAATCAGTCTCTATGTAAGGAGACTGTGA
- the LOC18614532 gene encoding uncharacterized protein LOC18614532 isoform X1: MVRPMSTRKNTCSSGSFRLSGRKHDSRTAETCLFPWKIVREKEAWHQELQQHRHTRVRQESPILRATLSTLPLSNARFSGLEENGSEDKSKCQEHFDVYKECKKKEREARLERNKSRSFFS, encoded by the exons ATGGTCCGGCCCATGAGTACGAGAAAAAATACATGTTCTTCCGGTAGCTTCAGGCTCTCGGGTCGAAAGCACGATAGCAGAACGGCGGAAACTTGTTTGTTTCCCTGGAAAATagtgagagaaaaagaggCATGGCATCAAGAGCTGCAGCAACACCGCCATACCCGAGTGCGGCAAGAATCGCCGATTCTCCGTGCTACCCTCAGTACACTGCCTCTCTCAAAT GCTCGGTTCTCAGGTCTGGAAGAAAATGGCTCAGAGGACAAGAGTAAATGCCAAGAACATTTTGATGTTTACAAGGAATGCAAGAAAAAGGAG AGGGAAGCTCGTTTGGAACGCAACAAGAGTCGCTCCTTCTTCTCATGA
- the LOC18614534 gene encoding cytochrome P450 714C2, translated as MEGELNLMVKLILSIVLGGFVGLLCFLYNGVLMKPKKLRLKLEKQGIKGPCPSLLYGNIHEMRRIQLDALSAASATQKDHQAAIAHDWFPTLFPYLDKWRNEHGSVFLYSTGNLQLLCTTDMEMVREIGLHKSLSLGKPSYLTRDRGPLLGQGILSSSGPIWAHQRKIIAPEFFPDRVKGMVNLMVDATTSLLNTWESRVEQEGGILEIVVDEDLRSLSADIISRACFGSSYSKGEEIFSKLKALQMAMSKANIGITGMRYLPSKHNREIWKLEKEIDSMILKVVKQRIEEGIHEKDLLQMILEGANSCDDYKGLSKERFIVDNCKNMYFAGYETTATTASWTLMLLATNPDWQACVRAEVLETCKDGLPDADALRNMKMLTMVIQETLRLYPPATFVIRQALEDIDFKGIIIPKDMNIQIPIPALQQSVDLWGPHAHEFNPERFANGVVEACKVPQAYMPFGVGARICAGQHFAMAELKVALSLLLSRFSFSLSPAYCHSPAFRLVIQPEHGICLRVKRV; from the exons ATGGAAGGAGAGCTAAATCTGATGgttaagttgattttgtcaatTGTGTTGGGTGGATTTGTGGGgttgctttgttttctttacaATGGTGTGTTGATGAAGCCAAAAAAGCTGAGATTGAAGCTTGAAAAGCAAGGAATCAAAGGACCATGCCCTTCCCTTTTGTATGGGAATATTCATGAAATGAGAAGGATCCAACTTGACGCACTGTCTGCTGCAAGCGCCACTCAGAAAGATCACCAAGCTGCAATTGCTCATGACTGGTTTCCCACTCTCTttccttacttggacaagtggAGAAATGAACATG GGTCTGTATTCTTGTATTCAACTGGAAACCTGCAGCTGCTCTGCACAACAGATATGGAAATGGTGAGGGAAATAGGCCTACACAAGTCTTTAAGCTTAGGGAAACCGTCCTATCTAACCAGGGACCGGGGGCCTCTGCTGGGACAAGGCATTCTATCGTCAAGTGGCCCCATTTGGGCCCACCAACGAAAAATCATTGCTCCTGAATTCTTTCCTGACAGGGTTAAG gGCATGGTGAACCTAATGGTGGATGCTACGACTTCATTGCTAAATACTTGGGAAAGTAGAGTTGAACAGGAGGGTGGCATTTTAGAAATTGTGGTTGATGAGGATTTGAGAAGCTTGTCTGCTGATATAatctcaagagcttgtttcGGCAGCAGTTACTCCAAAGGGGAAGAAATATTTTCCAAGCTAAAGGCACTCCAAATGGCAATGTCCAAGGCCAACATTGGGATTACTGGCATGAG GTACTTGCCAAGCAAACACAACAGAGAGATATGGAAATTAGAGAAAGAGATTGACTCTATGATATTGAAGGTGGTAAAACAACGCATCGAGGAGGGTATCCATGAGAAGGATCTTTTACAAATGATACTCGAGGGTGCTAATAGTTGTGATGATTATAAGGGATTATCTAAGGAGAGGTTCATAGTTGATAATTGCAAGAATATGTACTTTGCTGGTTATGAAACCACTGCTACTACAGCTTCTTGGACCTTGATGTTGTTAGCGACAAATCCAGATTGGCAGGCTTGCGTTCGTGCTGAGGTGCTTGAAACTTGCAAAGATGGCCTTCCAGATGCTGATGCGCTCAGAAACATGAAGATG CTCACAATGGTAATTCAAGAGACATTACGCCTATACCCACCCGCAACTTTTGTGATAAGACAAGCGCTAGAAGACATTGATTTCAAAGGCATCATAATCCCAAAAGACATGAACATCCAAATTCCTATCCCAGCTTTACAACAATCCGTGGATCTGTGGGGTCCTCATGCGCACGAGTTTAATCCAGAAAGATTTGCTAATGGAGTTGTTGAGGCTTGCAAGGTTCCACAGGCTTACATGCCATTTGGTGTTGGGGCTCGAATATGCGCAGGACAACACTTTGCCATGGCAGAACTGAAGGTGGCTCTATCTCTACTTTTATCAAGGTTCAGCTTTTCTCTGTCACCAGCATACTGTCACTCCCCCGCATTTAGGCTAGTTATACAACCTGAACATGGAATCTGTCTCCGTGTAAAGAGAGTTTAA